One window of the Salvia splendens isolate huo1 chromosome 1, SspV2, whole genome shotgun sequence genome contains the following:
- the LOC121742748 gene encoding two-component response regulator-like APRR5: MGEVVMSGENEMELQVRETGVETEMERVGEKGRINNKKDAAETVRWERFLPKMVVRVLLVEADDSTRQIISALLRKCSYRVAAVGDGLKAWEVLKARPHNIDLILTEVELPSISGFALLTLIMEHNVCKNIPVIMMSSQDSVSTVYKCMLRGATDFLVKPVRKNELRNLWQHVWRKQASSTAAGPGPPDESVAQEKDEATAENNATSNRSSGYMSCIQRNKEGTEKGNDAQSSCTKPGSETEEEDEGKPSKRESPKCLSDGVSTPRQEECHQQNSKKWTRDGETEGLQVAAKSDADHTVTREDKSCDHNQEQTEYFLREAIDLIGTFDSHLKGTLAIAASISSANKLDILPMLDLSLRRSHLVSQVNDDRQRLNHSDASAFSRYINKPLQLSPSTCNQYNDIGISSEKPVDYNPDARGPTLNSPSMPSVQTGWPEFTFSYSQNRDISHPIPVRGVGFGNVSSPYGSVMPPSGSPSLPSQGTTHHSEPFPQWNPFFQSDHQPSTSQQLHSPADQRNSNSVDQTENKQGNRVEELEDQGLVSHGTNQSANRSLCNGNMSQHHSQVSGCNGTINCHEESFHVHDGPSHRAMQREAALTKFRQKRKDRCFEKKVRYESRKKLAEQRPRVKGQFVRQVPTDQPGSSSAG; the protein is encoded by the exons ATGGGAGAAGTTGTGATGAGCggtgaaaatgaaatggaattgCAAGTTCGAGAAACAGGGGTCGAAACGGAGATGGAAAGAGTCGGTGAAAAGGGCAGAATTAATAATAAGAAAGATGCAGCTGAGACTGTGAGATGGGAGAGGTTCCTCCCCAAAATGGTGGTGAGGGTTCTCTTGGTAGAGGCTGATGATTCCACAAGGCAGATTATTTCTGCACTTCTCAGGAAATGCAGTTACAGAG TTGCTGCAGTTGGTGATGGATTAAAAGCTTGGGAGGTTCTGAAAGCAAGACCCCATAACATAGACCTCATTTTGACTGAAGTTGAATTGCCATCAATCTCTGGATTCGCCCTTCTCACTTTAATCATGGAGCACAACGTCTGCAAAAACATTCCAGTAATAA TGATGTCTTCACAAGACTCAGTTAGTACAGTTTACAAATGCATGTTGAGAGGTGCAACCGACTTTCTTGTCAAGCCAGTCAGGAAAAACGAGCTCAGGAACTTGTGGCAGCATGTCTGGAGGAAACAAGCT TCGAGCACTGCTGCTGGACCGGGACCTCCTGATGAGAGTGTAGCTCAAGAGAAGGATGAAGCGACTGCTGAGAACAATGCTACAAGCAACCGTTCTAGTGGTTACATGTCATGTATCCAGAGAAACAAAGAGGGCACCGAGAAAGGAAATGATGCTCAG AGTTCGTGCACAAAACCAGGATCAGAAactgaagaagaagatgaaggcaAGCCCTCGAAACGTGAAAGCCCTAAGTGCCTTTCGGATGGCGTTAGTACTCCCAGGCAGGAAGAATGCCATCaacaaaatagtaaaaagtggaCTCGTGATGGTGAGACCGAAG GATTGCAAGTGGCGGCCAAATCGGATGCTGATCACACAGTGACACGAGAAGACAAGAGTTGTGATCATAATCAGGAACAGACTGAATACTTTTTAAGAGAGGCCATTGATTTGATTGGAACTTTTGATAGTCACCTCAAAGGCactcttgcgattgctgcttcGATTTCTAGTGCAAACAAGTTAGACATTTTGCCTATGTTGGATCTGTCTTTGAGAAGATCTCATCTTGTGAGTCAAGTAAATGATGACAGGCAAAGGTTAAACCACTCTGATGCTTCTGCATTTTCTAG ATACATAAACAAGCCGTTGCAGCTCAGTCCCAGCACTTGCAATCAATACAATGACATTGGGATAAGCTCGGAGAAACCAGTCGATTATAATCCTGACGCTCGTGGCCCAACACTGAACTCACCTTCTATGCCTTCTGTCCAAACAGGATGGCCTGAATTCACATTCTCCTACTCTCAAAATCGAGACATATCTCACCCGATTCCTGTTAGAGGCGTAGGGTTTGGGAATGTGAGTAGCCCTTATGGTTCTGTGATGCCCCCGTCAGGGTCTCCATCACTGCCTAGTCAAGGTACAACTCACCACTCAGAACCCTTCCCACAGTGGAATCCTTTCTTTCAGTCGGACCATCAGCCCTCGACTTCTCAGCAACTACACAGCCCTGCAGACCAGAGAAACAGCAACTCTGTGGATCAGACAGAAAACAAACAGGGCAACAGAGTTGAAGAGTTGGAGGATCAGGGCCTCGTATCGCATGGAACGAATCAGAGTGCTAATAGAAGTTTATGCAATGGCAATATGAGCCAACATCACAGTCAAGTTTCTGGATGTAATGGCACGATCAACTGTCATGAAGAGAGCTTTCATGTTCACGATGGACCCTCTCATCGAGCAATGCAAAGAGAGGCAGCCCTAACAAAATTCCGCCAGAAGAGGAAAGACAGATGCTTTGAAAAGAAG GTGCGGTATGAAAGCAGAAAGAAGCTGGCTGAGCAGCGTCCTCGTGTAAAAGGACAGTTTGTCCGACAAGTGCCAACAGATCAACCTGGAAGCTCATCGGCTGGTTAG
- the LOC121742730 gene encoding protein TRANSPARENT TESTA GLABRA 1-like: MENSTQESHPRPENVVTYESPFPIYAMAISAVNRRRVAVGSFIEELKNRVDILSFSEDSSSLKPVPSLSFDHPYPPTKLLFHPSVSAPSNLLASSGDFLRLWEVKDSSIAAVSTLNNSKTSEYSAPLTSFDWNEVEPRRIGTSSIDTTCTIWDIEKGVVETQLIAHDKEVYDIAWGEAGVFASVSADGSVRIFDLRDKEHSTIIYESPMPDTPLLRLAWNKQDLRYMATILMDSNKIVILDIRSPTMPVAELERHSASVNAIAWAPQSARHICSAGDDAQALLWELPTVAGPNGIDPMSMYSAGAEINQLQWSAAQPDWIAVAFANKMQMLKV, encoded by the coding sequence ATGGAAAATTCGACCCAGGAATCTCACCCCCGCCCTGAAAATGTCGTCACCTACGAATCCCCCTTTCCAATCTACGCCATGGCCATCTCCGCCGTGAACCGCCGCCGCGTCGCCGTCGGCAGCTTCATCGAGGAGCTGAAGAACCGCGTCGACATCCTCTCATTCTCGGAAGATTCGTCCTCTCTCAAGCCTGTCCCTTCTCTCTCCTTCGACCACCCTTACCCCCCCACGAAATTACTCTTCCACCCCTCCGTCTCCGCCCCTTCCAACCTCCTCGCCTCCTCCGGCGACTTCCTCCGTCTCTGGGAGGTCAAGGACTCCTCAATCGCGGCCGTCTCCACGCTCAACAACAGCAAAACCAGCGAGTACTCGGCTCCGCTGACCTCATTCGACTGGAACGAGGTCGAGCCGCGGAGGATCGGAACGTCGAGCATCGACACGACCTGCACGATTTGGGATATCGAGAAGGGCGTGGTGGAGACGCAGCTGATCGCGCACGACAAGGAGGTTTACGACATAGCTTGGGGCGAGGCTGGGGTTTTCGCGTCGGTTTCAGCGGACGGCTCCGTGAGAATCTTCGATTTGAGGGATAAGGAGCATTCGACGATCATCTACGAAAGCCCCATGCCGGATACGCCGTTGCTGAGATTGGCTTGGAATAAGCAGGATTTGAGGTATATGGCGACGATCTTGATGGATAGCAATAAAATTGTGATATTGGATATCAGGTCTCCGACAATGCCGGTGGCGGAGCTGGAGAGGCATAGTGCTAGTGTGAATGCAATTGCGTGGGCGCCGCAGAGTGCTAGGCATATTTGCTCTGCTGGGGACGATGCCCAGGCTTTGCTTTGGGAGCTGCCCACGGTAGCTGGCCCCAATGGGATTGATCCCATGTCCATGTACTCTGCCGGTGCAGAGATTAACCAGCTGCAGTGGTCAGCCGCCCAGCCGGATTGGATTGCCGTTGCGTTTGCCAACAAGATGCAAATGCTCAAAGTTTGA
- the LOC121802759 gene encoding NDR1/HIN1-like protein 26 — protein MTVISEKSPKDCASKKASKKLYLYLTTLLLSLLSVIFIIWLILHPSKPHFSLREADINQLNLSLRPSLLNSSIQITLQSHNPNTKLGIYYDEFLLYASYKGQKITPETSLPPFYQDRHETNLLSASLVGIQLPVSPSFAYEAQRDQGAGRLALSIKGMGQLRWKVGTLVSGRYRFIVNCVAIMPLGPTIPSPPLSSRQTSQCSTSM, from the coding sequence ATGACTGTAATCAGTGAAAAATCCCCCAAAGACTGCGCCAGCAAGAAAGCAAGCAAGAAGCTCTACCTATACCTCACCACACTACTCCTCTCTCTACTATCTGTGATCTTCATAATCTGGCTCATCCTCCACCCCTCAAAGCCTCACTTCTCACTGAGGGAAGCCGACATCAACCAGCTCAACCTCTCCCTCAGGCCATCCCTCCTCAACTCCTCCATCCAAATCACCCTCCAATCCCACAATCCCAACACGAAACTCGGCATCTACTACGACGAGTTCCTTCTCTACGCCTCCTACAAAGGCCAGAAGATCACCCCAGAGACCTCACTCCCCCCCTTCTACCAAGACCGCCACGAGACCAACCTCCTCAGCGCCTCGCTGGTCGGAATCCAGCTCCCGGTGTCCCCGTCCTTCGCCTATGAGGCGCAGCGCGATCAGGGGGCAGGGAGGCTGGCCTTGAGCATCAAGGGAATGGGGCAGCTGAGGTGGAAAGTGGGGACTTTGGTCTCGGGGAGGTATCGGTTCATTGTCAACTGCGTGGCGATTATGCCGCTTGGGCCTACTATACCTTCGCCGCCATTGAGTTCAAGGCAGACCTCTCAGTGTTCTACTTCTATGTAA